The sequence below is a genomic window from Sander lucioperca isolate FBNREF2018 chromosome 6, SLUC_FBN_1.2, whole genome shotgun sequence.
AAGTGcacatattatgaaaaaaacactttttctgggatttgggatgttattttgtgtctctggtgcttccacacgcatacaaactttgaaaaaaaaaccatccatgctgtttagagtgagatacggtttctgaatgtgtcctgccttcagtctccgggtgagctgttcaaaatctgcacggctttctacgaaactagccgaaacgaggagCCTAGGGAGCTAACCAGTAGCATAGCACTAGCATGTTagctcattctcaatggcaaaacactgctacaacacacacaaattcatcctaatctacaaaataaattgtatagaactacttacatgtccctgttctgcaggtattccacgcaaagttggaagtgcgccctcgtttagaagaagtctcccggctaatcctgccttgtacagaccgaagttggagaaacagctagctagctcatataatccttagctagctactgcgcatgtgcgactgccaacaaagatgttacagcagtgagaggtctcactctgtagctaaaacagaaacctgaacacagggtgaaaagaggagctgcagcaatgtgcagtacaacaaaaatatggtgttttttgaaaattaaaccatgtaaacctattctgatacaatatcaaattacaattatgaagctgaaaatgagcataatatggccactttaatgtCTTCATCATATTGGGTTTCTTCTTGGTCATAAGCTGCTTTCGTTTAtccttttttgtcttctttaCTTTGTGTTCTTCTTTCAGCGGGAGCAGCAGCATCAGGAGCTCTCTCCGCGGCCGTAcgatgaggaggaaggaggtGGCGGGCAGGAGGACGGCCTGGACTTTACCGAGTTCAACCCCGCTGATGACCACACTGCCGACTACGGCTTCATCTTCGCCCTGGTGTTCCTGGTGAGCGGGATCGTCCTGGTGGTCATCGCCTACACCATCCCGCGAGAGGCCAAAGTCGACCCGGACTCGGTGTCGGCCCGCCAGATGGAGAAGCTGGAGATGTACTACGCCCAGCTGGGCTCCCACCTGGACAAGTGCATCATCGCGGGCCTTGGCCTGCTGACACTGGGGGGGATGTTCCTGTCCGTGCTGCTCATGGTGTCCATCTGCCGGGGAGAGATGTACCGACGCAGGGCAGCGTTTGTTCGACCCAAGAGGACTTACGGCTCCATCAACCTGAGGATGAAACAGCTGGCGACTGGAGAGGCAGAAGGAGGCGGCGAGGGCGGGGACGGAGTGGAGGAGTGTTTGGCAGAACATGCAGAGACACGGAATAACATACAGCCGGGCCCGAGCCGGGACTCCAAATCAGAACCAGGACCAAGCAGaaatcctcctcctgctgctgctgctgctgctgcttcgtcctcttcttcttcacctGCTGTACATGGAGTGAACTAGCTGTCCTTGATTTTCACTCTGCAATCTGCCTCCTCTGAGTGAGTTGCAAAATGTGGGTTTACAAAATGGTGCAGGTCGCCCCATTTGTGCTAACAGAAGAAGCACATGTTGAGCACAAGGCTCTCTGCTGGAATGACCCAGCTTTGGCCCAGCATTTTGGGACAGATAAGTTTCTGGGATATTTATTCCAACCAATCATAAAGGatgtattaaaaagaaaagagggcTCAACTGGTAGAAGAAGAGAGGTAAGCTTATGTTAGTGTGGGAAAGAGCACATTTGGAGGTGAATGGTTGTATCAAAGATTACAGTTTTGATATAAATCATAGTACGTTTATCAGAGTTTTACAAGAGAAAGCACATTGTGTCCGACAGCCCAGGAGGTTTCTCGTCGCTGCAGAAAGCAAGATTAATACTTTATTTATGAAGTCCAGTGTCGATGCTCATCTATCAGGCGATCAAAAGATGTTCAACGTTTAAACCTAGCCttattttaagcccccaatCACAACACATACTATCTGACTCATCATGCTGCTGTGAACATCACTGGAAATCTATTATACATTAGTCATTTGATAGAAAAGCGTTACTGGACTGTCTAAATAAAGTGTGAATGGAAGTGTGATGCTAGTTCTCGCACAAATAAACAGaggcaacattttttaaagtaatatTTCACTCATTTACACTCACCACCAACATCTGCAATAAATGGACATAAACGTTATGACAACTAGAGCCTGACAGATAAATTGGCCACTGATCGATATCCCTGGTTTAAGTTTAAGTTATGGCTTTATGTTAAAACACCCGTCGATATATCATTATTACATTTCTAAGCCAAGTATTGGCCTCAAAAACCCAGAATCAGTCTGCCTTTAAGCATAACTAGACTGCACAAAAAAGGTGATAAGttgaacacatgcacacagcttGCTTCTTTGTGTTTACTGTTGACTGAACAAACTGCTGCTTTCTGAGACTCTCTACCCAGTTAATAACACAGCTTTAATATTTCCATTTTCAAAATATTCTTAGTGCAACATTTTTGATTGGCTTTAATTCACCAAAAAGGACAGAGCTGCACAATAAAAAATAGACATGTTTCATAAGGAAATACAATAAAGTACAGAATAGGAGGAGGTGTTAGAATGAGAACAGACATGAGTCACTGTTGAGAGGCTGACACACATTACCCAGAAAGCATTGCATCAGCAGCCCAAAAGGTCTTCTTACAGGATTTGTTAGTCAGTGATAATCTTCTTCCTTGACtttaagttcttttttttttttaaaaaaccttTGTGTGTTTTGACCTCCTCAACAACAACATGAGAGTTTTCATCACAGCAATGTCTCCACCAGGCTAAATCGATTATTGGGTAGTTTAGTTTAGGGATTGGACATGTGTTTGAAGGAACAGCTGGAAAAGACATGTCATTCTGCAAGTGATCAACACTTTCACTTCTGGTGgctgaataaatgaatgttCCTTTCAGTAAATCATTAGTCAAACATTACATTGAAATAATTACAACCCAGATCTCAAAAGTATCATGTCACATCTCTAATGTCTCATGCTGCATCACCCAAAAACTGTTGCCTCATGTTTACtaataagcatttttttttttaatgctcgCATCACTTTCCAACAGCATCAGAGAGGGAGTCTTTGTATCATGTTGCAAGTAAATATCCACTATTCTCCGCTCCGTTGTGCGAACGATTATATTTATCTGATATTTAAAGGTCCTGAGTGTTGAGTGGACAATAAAACTAGCTACCGTGCTACATGCTGGTCGCTGCTGTCATAAGGAAACCTCACAATTTCACCTAAGGTACTCAGCCCATTAAatctataaaaataataataataataattcagaaatgtgcttaaaataacaaattgaattcagaaaaacaaacatcaagGTGTCTTGTGACTGACTGCAGCCCGGGGAGAAGAAGCTGGTTTTGAGTGGAATGAACCTTTAATGACACAGCGCCTACTCCTTTGTATTATATGTAATCAGATGTTATTTATGTCATGTAAGGATACTATATGCCTTAatgagtaaacacacacactgtaaattgTGTATACACAAATATTATTATGCTAATGTATTAAGGTCTGTATAGTGAGCCAATTAGCCAAGGGCAATgtagccaaacacacacacacacacacacacacacacacacacacacacacacacacacacacacaaacaca
It includes:
- the tmem74b gene encoding transmembrane protein 74B, which gives rise to MESSFNGVELRELRGGGVRRGVSPTPASASWTAATVGCVARGFENASYQQDEEHEHCQQGVTEPHGCPPSTSDNSKREQQHQELSPRPYDEEEGGGGQEDGLDFTEFNPADDHTADYGFIFALVFLVSGIVLVVIAYTIPREAKVDPDSVSARQMEKLEMYYAQLGSHLDKCIIAGLGLLTLGGMFLSVLLMVSICRGEMYRRRAAFVRPKRTYGSINLRMKQLATGEAEGGGEGGDGVEECLAEHAETRNNIQPGPSRDSKSEPGPSRNPPPAAAAAAASSSSSSPAVHGVN